Proteins found in one Bacillota bacterium genomic segment:
- the yidD gene encoding membrane protein insertion efficiency factor YidD — MKKLIIKLIKSYQNATSNKNPTCRYRPSCSNYAIDAFQNYNIFSATFLTIWRILRCNPLSKGGYDPIPKYKKELKRQLKEEKEAALKEENEKHKDS, encoded by the coding sequence ATGAAAAAATTAATCATAAAATTAATTAAAAGCTATCAAAACGCCACTTCAAATAAAAATCCAACTTGTAGGTATCGTCCTTCTTGTTCGAACTATGCAATCGATGCTTTTCAAAATTATAATATCTTTTCAGCTACTTTTTTAACTATTTGGAGAATTCTTCGCTGTAATCCTTTATCAAAAGGAGGCTATGATCCTATTCCTAAATATAAGAAGGAACTTAAAAGACAACTCAAAGAGGAAAAAGAAGCCGCATTAAAAGAAGAAAATGAAAAACATAAAGATAGTTAA